The Triticum aestivum cultivar Chinese Spring chromosome 7B, IWGSC CS RefSeq v2.1, whole genome shotgun sequence genome window below encodes:
- the LOC123161381 gene encoding probable E3 ubiquitin-protein ligase LOG2 — translation MAPGRRRAAAAPPPVPFPTHVERHRAVAVSAGVNVKGHTLRLERDDDGSGHLLAFSFDADAPGSITVYFFAQEGDDCVLKGTKENLLKPVTVTFKEGHGQEFRQPSGTGIKLSVFEESDLTKVGEDRVFPLAFKVEVGVPSNQELEREHDAEDSKALVKFAVFVKKDSAEYGVNIVQQILWVNGTRYVLQEIYGIGDRNTADRNVNEDDSGKECVVCLTEPRDTTVLPCRHMCLCRECAQTLRFQTNKCPMCRQPVESLLEIKVDSTPRHHEGRDQ, via the exons ATGGCGCCcgggcgccgccgcgccgccgccgcgccgccgccggtgccGTTCCCCACGCACGTGGAGCGGCACAGGGCCGTTGCGGTGAGCGCCGGCGTCAACGTCAAGGGGCATACCCTGCGGCTGGAGCGCGACGACGACGGCAGCGGCCACCTGCTCGCCTTCTCCTTCGACGCCGACGCCCCCGGAAG CATAACAGTTTACTTCTTTGCACAAGAAGGTGATGACTGTGTCCTGAAGGGTACAAAGGAAAATTTGCTCAAACCTGTCACAGTGACTTTTAAGGAAGGTCATGGTCAGGAGTTCAGGCAACCAAGTGGAACTGGAATCAAGCTCTCAGTGTTTGAGGAATCTGACCTAACTAAGGTTGGGGAGGATCGTGTATTTCCTCTCGCATTCAAAGTGGAAGTGGGTGTGCCAAGCAACCAAGAATTAGAAAGGGAACATGATGCTGAAGACTCGAAGGCTTTGGTTAAATTTGCTGTGTTTGTTAAGAAAGACAGTGCTGAATATGGGGTCAACATTGTGCAGCAGATACTGTGGGTAAATGGAACTAGATATGTCTTGCAGGAGATATACGGTATTGGGGACAGGAACACAGCTGACAGGAATGTTAATGAGGATGATTCTGGAAAAGAATGTGTGGTTTGTCTAACAGAACCAAGAGATACAACTGTTCTTCCATGCAGGCATATG TGCCTATGCAGGGAGTGTGCTCAGACATTAAGGTTCCAGACCAACAAATGCCCCATGTGCAGGCAGCCTGTTGAGAGCCTTCTTGAGATTAAGGTTGATAGCACACCCAGGCATCATGAAGGACGAGATCAGTAG
- the LOC123161170 gene encoding endonuclease V isoform X1 has product MDREGDGSDLELQKQQWARTQDALKGRLVLEDDFEWSLPSASSNSDQGDARSKLKYIGGVDISFLKEDPSTACAAVVVLDANTLEIVHEEFDVVRMQVPYIPGFLAFREAPILLGLLEKMKINAHHFYPQLLMVDGNGLLHPRGFGLACHLGVLADLPTIGVGKNLHHVDGLDQSEVRRQLEAEGNCNKECISLTGQSGTIWGAAMRSSPGSLRPIYISVGHRISLDSAIGIVKYCCRYRVPEPTRQADIRSKVFLQKHQRLQQ; this is encoded by the exons ATGGATAGAGAAGGAGATGGCTCTGATCTGGAGCTGCAGAAGCAACAATGGGCGAG GACGCAGGATGCGCTCAAGGGTAGGCTCGTTCTCGAGGATGATTTCGAGTGGTCTTTACCTTCGGCGAGCTCGAACTCGGATCAGGGTGATGCCAGGAGCAAGCTGAAGTATATAGGTGGGGTTGACATTAGCTTCCTGAAAGAAGACCCGTCTACGGCGTGTGCCGCGGTGGTGGTTCTGGATGCCAATACCTTGGAAATCGTCCATGAGGAGTTCGATGTCGTCCGGATGCAAGTGCCGTACATTCCTGGTTTTCTTGCTTTCAGAGAG GCCCCCATTCTTCTAGGACtcctggagaagatgaagatcaatgctCATCATTTCTACCCTCAG TTACTCATGGTTGATGGAAATGGGTTACTCCATCCACGAG GTTTTGGTTTAGCATGTCATCTTGGTGTCCTTGCAGACCTGCCGACCATCGGAGTGGGAAAAAAT TTGCACCATGTGGATGGTCTTGACCAATCTGAAGTCAGAAGACAGCTTGAAGCTGAAGGAAACTGCAACAAGGAATGTATTTCATTGACTGGACAGTCGGGGACGATATGGGGAGCG GCAATGCGTTCATCCCCTGGTTCATTGAGGCCAATCTACATCTCAGTTGGTCATCGCATTTCGCTCGACTCTGCCATTGGGATAGTGAAGTACTGCTGCAGATATCGTGTTCCAGAGCCTACACGCCAG GCTGATATAAGATCGAAGGTATTCCTCCAAAAGCACCAAAGATTACAGCAGTAA
- the LOC123161170 gene encoding endonuclease V isoform X2 — protein sequence MDREGDGSDLELQKQQWARTQDALKGRLVLEDDFEWSLPSASSNSDQGDARSKLKYIGGVDISFLKEDPSTACAAVVVLDANTLEIVHEEFDVVRMQVPYIPGFLAFRELLMVDGNGLLHPRGFGLACHLGVLADLPTIGVGKNLHHVDGLDQSEVRRQLEAEGNCNKECISLTGQSGTIWGAAMRSSPGSLRPIYISVGHRISLDSAIGIVKYCCRYRVPEPTRQADIRSKVFLQKHQRLQQ from the exons ATGGATAGAGAAGGAGATGGCTCTGATCTGGAGCTGCAGAAGCAACAATGGGCGAG GACGCAGGATGCGCTCAAGGGTAGGCTCGTTCTCGAGGATGATTTCGAGTGGTCTTTACCTTCGGCGAGCTCGAACTCGGATCAGGGTGATGCCAGGAGCAAGCTGAAGTATATAGGTGGGGTTGACATTAGCTTCCTGAAAGAAGACCCGTCTACGGCGTGTGCCGCGGTGGTGGTTCTGGATGCCAATACCTTGGAAATCGTCCATGAGGAGTTCGATGTCGTCCGGATGCAAGTGCCGTACATTCCTGGTTTTCTTGCTTTCAGAGAG TTACTCATGGTTGATGGAAATGGGTTACTCCATCCACGAG GTTTTGGTTTAGCATGTCATCTTGGTGTCCTTGCAGACCTGCCGACCATCGGAGTGGGAAAAAAT TTGCACCATGTGGATGGTCTTGACCAATCTGAAGTCAGAAGACAGCTTGAAGCTGAAGGAAACTGCAACAAGGAATGTATTTCATTGACTGGACAGTCGGGGACGATATGGGGAGCG GCAATGCGTTCATCCCCTGGTTCATTGAGGCCAATCTACATCTCAGTTGGTCATCGCATTTCGCTCGACTCTGCCATTGGGATAGTGAAGTACTGCTGCAGATATCGTGTTCCAGAGCCTACACGCCAG GCTGATATAAGATCGAAGGTATTCCTCCAAAAGCACCAAAGATTACAGCAGTAA